A genomic window from Melopsittacus undulatus isolate bMelUnd1 chromosome 7, bMelUnd1.mat.Z, whole genome shotgun sequence includes:
- the LOC101876823 gene encoding uncharacterized protein isoform X2, translated as MEASLTCAVCLSLFEEPVTLPLCSHNFCRDCVLECLASAEAPRLQQQRGQGQSRHSRVGSGTGGDVAGARVSCPLCRKLCPLPRGGAAALPVNTTLAELVRLYRSSTAGTAKAEEAEQGPGSPLSLQALGGTCQKHSGRLVQLYCRMCRQAGCGLCVSKEHQGIFHSVNLIDAVYQEEKLTFFSSLKKMRTINEKLTNEISNQLNDMDMTLNKDADMIALEFGEIFKTLEMKKQQLLEDVENQRSKKEKEFAIWKKMKEAHKKTIENFLKDCEELVHECDPQRFLEVACGLNARMKTQLDLMNIASSYEKTPECTQKKMDITPVVNKILALKLMPVNEGTDKDLPSGGNEDSTKKSLFKNNIKQWPDQKNTPNMFLELRYKFYMEHQKLTSEVKKQTLSGNKKYKFGSTGALKARSSGTPFASSPTKANNPDKVKTGILQRADGFEKSFSGATHHSIPSTNTNSETSGDLKSFLERSSQETATPALENSTDLGPKEKLPMQESAVSVSNEMDTNSSTSFGLNPAASAAATVSKSECLDVSTEGPSTSPFTFGACSNSVPTYTKDAGTFSFNIKDTKYVFSQFYPGKCDHADKTNHQDERRFRKHGPVARPTVSDASSGPDLDSAESKKPGFSFPFGNSVKGGSAGSGVSNSFKVLPLPPFFSQSEKPSDKNTSSHVREITLSAKETAGYGTQKPSVSGEQKAKTSESATTVTCNTSETKTAAGVNVTQSPILPANFVFSFKNTCFSSPSPAFSFGNTARNTSGSLTSSVFLPGNGIEEEKRNPDKTPLNAGKPVSPECVEPACRQSQSNCEGSLFPMNSSKKTESAGTLPDGSNSCSQPLSSAILPDRYENASSTQLPTATKPETKVKEEESESVAGNSCCCPRREDEPESVPCQNAACSGLGACDDPSSGGSVFMVKKIGGLPSDSDSDTEQLSKDQSFIYL; from the exons ATGGAGGCCAGCCTGACGTGCGCTGTGTGCCTGTCTCTCTTCGAGGAGCCGGTGACGCTGCCCCTTTGCTCGCACAACTTCTGCCGGGACTGCGTGCTGGAGTGCCTGGCTTCAGCCGAGGCCCCCCgcctgcagcagcagcgggGTCAGGGGCAGTCCCGCCACTCTCGGGTGGGTTCGGGTACTGGCGGCGACGTGGCCGGCGCCCGGGTGTCGTGCCCGCTGTGCAGGAAGCTGTGCCCGCTGCCCCGGGGCGGTGCCGCCGCGCTGCCTGTCAACACCACCCTGGCGGAGCTGGTCAGGCTCTACCGATCCAGCACGGCAGGGACCGCCAAGGCCGAAGAGGCGGAGCAGGGGCCGGGGTCTCCACTCTCCCTGCAGGCTCTCGGGGGAACCTGCCAGAAGCATTCGGGACGGCTGGTGCAGCTCTACTGCCGGATGTGCCGCCAGGCGGGGTGCGGGCTGTGCGTCTCTAAGGAGCACCAAGGCATCTTCCACTCCGTCAACCTCATAGATGCTGTGTACCAGGAAGAGAAA TTAACCTTCTTCAGCAGTCTGAAAAAAATGAGAACGATAAATGAGAAGCTGACGAATGAAATCTCAAATCAACTGAATGATATGGAT ATGACACTGAACAAAGATGCTGACATGATTGCACTGGAATTTGGAGAAATCTTCAAGACtttggaaatgaagaaacagcaaTTGCTAGAAGATGTTGAAAatcaaagaagtaaaaaagaaaaggaatttgcaatttggaagaaaatgaaggaagctCACAAGAAGACCATTGAAAATTTTCTGAAGGATTGTGAAGAGCTTGTCCATGAGTGTGATCCTCAGCGTTTCCTAGAG GTGGCCTGTGGCTTGAATGCAag aatgAAAACTCAGCTTGATCTGATGAACATAGCATCCAGCTACGAAAAAACACCAGAGTGTACTCAAAAGAAGATGGATATCACACCTGTGGTTAATAAAATCTTGGCTTTGAAGTTAATGCCTGTTAACGAAGGCACTGATAAAG ATCTGCCTTCTGGGGGAAATGAGGACTCAACAAAAAAGagtctgtttaaaaataacataaagcaATGGCCGGACCAGAAGAACACACCCAACATGTTTCTT GAGTTACGTTACAAATTCTATATGGAACATCAGAAGCTCACCAGTGAGGTCAAGAAACAAACTCTatctggaaataaaaagtataaaTTTGGAAGCACTGGGGCTTTGAAGGCTAGGTCCTCAGGAACTCCTTTTGCATCTTCACctaccaaagcaaacaaccCAGATAAAGTGAAAACTGGAATCCTGCAAAGAGCAGATGGCTTtgagaaaagcttttctggAGCCACTCATCACAGCATCCCATCCACAAATACGAATTCTGAAACAAGTGGTGACTTAAAATCATTTCTTGAGAGAAGTTCCCAGGAAACAGCCACTCCAGCCTTAGAAAACTCGACAGACTTGGGACCTAAAGAAAAATTGCCCATGCAGGAATCAGCGGTTAGTGTTTCCAATGAAATGGACACAAATTCTAGCACTTCATTTGGCTTAAacccagcagcatcagcagctgctACTGTTTCAAAGTCAGAATGTCTAGATGTTTCTACAGAGGGACCTTCTACTTCACCTTTTACTTTTGGTGCATGTAGCAACTCAGTACCCACATATACTAAAGATGCAGGtacattttcctttaatatcAAAGacacaaaatatgttttctctcagttttaCCCTGGAAAATGTGATCATGCAGATAAAACCAACCACCAGGATGAACGCAGATTTAGAAAGCATGGTCCTGTAGCCAGACCCACAGTTTCTGACGCTTCATCTGGTCCTGATTTAGACTCAGCAGAAAGCAAGAAGCCAggtttttcatttccctttggCAATTCAGTAAAAGGTGGTTCTGCAGGATCGGGAGTCAGCAATTCGTTTAAGGTTTTACCACTACCCCCATTTTTTAGCCAATCTGAGAAGCCATCTGACAAAAATACATCATCTCACGTGAGAGAAATAACACTTTCTGCAAAGGAAACTGCAGGATATGGAACACAGAAACCATCTGTCTCAGGGgaacaaaaagccaaaacctCAGAATCTGCCACAACTGTAACTTGTAATACTTCAGAGACTAAGACTGCAGCTGGGGTGAATGTCACCCAGTCTCCCATCCTCCCTgctaattttgtattttcattcaaaaataCCTGTTTCTCATCGCCCTCACCAGCgttttcatttggaaatactGCCAGAAATACCTCTGGCTCACTGACTTCCTCTGTGTTTCTGCCTGGAAATGGTATtgaagaagagaagaggaaTCCTGACAAAACACCTCTGAATGCAGGGAAGCCTGTATCTCCAGAATGTGTGGAGCCTGCTTGTAGACAGAGTCAATCAAATTGTGAAGGTTCACTCTTTCCTATGAACTCATCTAAGAAGACTGAAAGTGCAGGAACACTTCCTGATGGTAGTAATTCTTGTAGTCAGCCTTTGTCTTCAGCTATCCTTCCTGATAGATATGAGAACGCATCTTCCACTCAACTCCctacagcaacaaaaccagaaacaaaggtaaaagaggaagaaagtgaaAGTGTTGCTGGAAACAGCTGTTGCTGTCCTAGAAGGGAAGATGAGCCTGAGTCTGTACCATGTCAGAATGCAGCTTGTTCTGGTCTTGGTGCATGCGATGATCCATCTTCAGGAGGTTCTGTGTTCATGGTAAAAAAGATAGGAGGACTGCCAAGTGACAGCGATTCTGACACAGAACAGCTAAGTAAAGACCAAAGCTTCATCTACCTTTGA
- the LOC101876823 gene encoding uncharacterized protein isoform X1, translating into MEASLTCAVCLSLFEEPVTLPLCSHNFCRDCVLECLASAEAPRLQQQRGQGQSRHSRVGSGTGGDVAGARVSCPLCRKLCPLPRGGAAALPVNTTLAELVRLYRSSTAGTAKAEEAEQGPGSPLSLQALGGTCQKHSGRLVQLYCRMCRQAGCGLCVSKEHQGIFHSVNLIDAVYQEEKLTFFSSLKKMRTINEKLTNEISNQLNDMDMTLNKDADMIALEFGEIFKTLEMKKQQLLEDVENQRSKKEKEFAIWKKMKEAHKKTIENFLKDCEELVHECDPQRFLEVACGLNARMKTQLDLMNIASSYEKTPECTQKKMDITPVVNKILALKLMPVNEGTDKDLPSGGNEDSTKKSLFKNNIKQWPDQKNTPNMFLPVAGQKEALADGSRICTHLMSVSEMSTSQNMSHEELRYKFYMEHQKLTSEVKKQTLSGNKKYKFGSTGALKARSSGTPFASSPTKANNPDKVKTGILQRADGFEKSFSGATHHSIPSTNTNSETSGDLKSFLERSSQETATPALENSTDLGPKEKLPMQESAVSVSNEMDTNSSTSFGLNPAASAAATVSKSECLDVSTEGPSTSPFTFGACSNSVPTYTKDAGTFSFNIKDTKYVFSQFYPGKCDHADKTNHQDERRFRKHGPVARPTVSDASSGPDLDSAESKKPGFSFPFGNSVKGGSAGSGVSNSFKVLPLPPFFSQSEKPSDKNTSSHVREITLSAKETAGYGTQKPSVSGEQKAKTSESATTVTCNTSETKTAAGVNVTQSPILPANFVFSFKNTCFSSPSPAFSFGNTARNTSGSLTSSVFLPGNGIEEEKRNPDKTPLNAGKPVSPECVEPACRQSQSNCEGSLFPMNSSKKTESAGTLPDGSNSCSQPLSSAILPDRYENASSTQLPTATKPETKVKEEESESVAGNSCCCPRREDEPESVPCQNAACSGLGACDDPSSGGSVFMVKKIGGLPSDSDSDTEQLSKDQSFIYL; encoded by the exons ATGGAGGCCAGCCTGACGTGCGCTGTGTGCCTGTCTCTCTTCGAGGAGCCGGTGACGCTGCCCCTTTGCTCGCACAACTTCTGCCGGGACTGCGTGCTGGAGTGCCTGGCTTCAGCCGAGGCCCCCCgcctgcagcagcagcgggGTCAGGGGCAGTCCCGCCACTCTCGGGTGGGTTCGGGTACTGGCGGCGACGTGGCCGGCGCCCGGGTGTCGTGCCCGCTGTGCAGGAAGCTGTGCCCGCTGCCCCGGGGCGGTGCCGCCGCGCTGCCTGTCAACACCACCCTGGCGGAGCTGGTCAGGCTCTACCGATCCAGCACGGCAGGGACCGCCAAGGCCGAAGAGGCGGAGCAGGGGCCGGGGTCTCCACTCTCCCTGCAGGCTCTCGGGGGAACCTGCCAGAAGCATTCGGGACGGCTGGTGCAGCTCTACTGCCGGATGTGCCGCCAGGCGGGGTGCGGGCTGTGCGTCTCTAAGGAGCACCAAGGCATCTTCCACTCCGTCAACCTCATAGATGCTGTGTACCAGGAAGAGAAA TTAACCTTCTTCAGCAGTCTGAAAAAAATGAGAACGATAAATGAGAAGCTGACGAATGAAATCTCAAATCAACTGAATGATATGGAT ATGACACTGAACAAAGATGCTGACATGATTGCACTGGAATTTGGAGAAATCTTCAAGACtttggaaatgaagaaacagcaaTTGCTAGAAGATGTTGAAAatcaaagaagtaaaaaagaaaaggaatttgcaatttggaagaaaatgaaggaagctCACAAGAAGACCATTGAAAATTTTCTGAAGGATTGTGAAGAGCTTGTCCATGAGTGTGATCCTCAGCGTTTCCTAGAG GTGGCCTGTGGCTTGAATGCAag aatgAAAACTCAGCTTGATCTGATGAACATAGCATCCAGCTACGAAAAAACACCAGAGTGTACTCAAAAGAAGATGGATATCACACCTGTGGTTAATAAAATCTTGGCTTTGAAGTTAATGCCTGTTAACGAAGGCACTGATAAAG ATCTGCCTTCTGGGGGAAATGAGGACTCAACAAAAAAGagtctgtttaaaaataacataaagcaATGGCCGGACCAGAAGAACACACCCAACATGTTTCTT cCTGTAGCAGGACAGAAGGAAGCACTGGCAGATGGCAGCAGGATTTGTACTCACCTAATGTCGGTATCGGAAATGTCCACGTCTCAAAACATGAGCCATGAG GAGTTACGTTACAAATTCTATATGGAACATCAGAAGCTCACCAGTGAGGTCAAGAAACAAACTCTatctggaaataaaaagtataaaTTTGGAAGCACTGGGGCTTTGAAGGCTAGGTCCTCAGGAACTCCTTTTGCATCTTCACctaccaaagcaaacaaccCAGATAAAGTGAAAACTGGAATCCTGCAAAGAGCAGATGGCTTtgagaaaagcttttctggAGCCACTCATCACAGCATCCCATCCACAAATACGAATTCTGAAACAAGTGGTGACTTAAAATCATTTCTTGAGAGAAGTTCCCAGGAAACAGCCACTCCAGCCTTAGAAAACTCGACAGACTTGGGACCTAAAGAAAAATTGCCCATGCAGGAATCAGCGGTTAGTGTTTCCAATGAAATGGACACAAATTCTAGCACTTCATTTGGCTTAAacccagcagcatcagcagctgctACTGTTTCAAAGTCAGAATGTCTAGATGTTTCTACAGAGGGACCTTCTACTTCACCTTTTACTTTTGGTGCATGTAGCAACTCAGTACCCACATATACTAAAGATGCAGGtacattttcctttaatatcAAAGacacaaaatatgttttctctcagttttaCCCTGGAAAATGTGATCATGCAGATAAAACCAACCACCAGGATGAACGCAGATTTAGAAAGCATGGTCCTGTAGCCAGACCCACAGTTTCTGACGCTTCATCTGGTCCTGATTTAGACTCAGCAGAAAGCAAGAAGCCAggtttttcatttccctttggCAATTCAGTAAAAGGTGGTTCTGCAGGATCGGGAGTCAGCAATTCGTTTAAGGTTTTACCACTACCCCCATTTTTTAGCCAATCTGAGAAGCCATCTGACAAAAATACATCATCTCACGTGAGAGAAATAACACTTTCTGCAAAGGAAACTGCAGGATATGGAACACAGAAACCATCTGTCTCAGGGgaacaaaaagccaaaacctCAGAATCTGCCACAACTGTAACTTGTAATACTTCAGAGACTAAGACTGCAGCTGGGGTGAATGTCACCCAGTCTCCCATCCTCCCTgctaattttgtattttcattcaaaaataCCTGTTTCTCATCGCCCTCACCAGCgttttcatttggaaatactGCCAGAAATACCTCTGGCTCACTGACTTCCTCTGTGTTTCTGCCTGGAAATGGTATtgaagaagagaagaggaaTCCTGACAAAACACCTCTGAATGCAGGGAAGCCTGTATCTCCAGAATGTGTGGAGCCTGCTTGTAGACAGAGTCAATCAAATTGTGAAGGTTCACTCTTTCCTATGAACTCATCTAAGAAGACTGAAAGTGCAGGAACACTTCCTGATGGTAGTAATTCTTGTAGTCAGCCTTTGTCTTCAGCTATCCTTCCTGATAGATATGAGAACGCATCTTCCACTCAACTCCctacagcaacaaaaccagaaacaaaggtaaaagaggaagaaagtgaaAGTGTTGCTGGAAACAGCTGTTGCTGTCCTAGAAGGGAAGATGAGCCTGAGTCTGTACCATGTCAGAATGCAGCTTGTTCTGGTCTTGGTGCATGCGATGATCCATCTTCAGGAGGTTCTGTGTTCATGGTAAAAAAGATAGGAGGACTGCCAAGTGACAGCGATTCTGACACAGAACAGCTAAGTAAAGACCAAAGCTTCATCTACCTTTGA